CGCCGGCGATCACCATGACCCTGTACTTCCTGATCTTCGGCGGGCTCATCGGCTCGCGCGTGGGCGACATGGGCGGCTACAGCTACATGCAGTTCATCGTTCCCGGCCTGGTGATGATGAGCGTGATCCAGAACAGCTACGGCAACATCAGCTCCAGCTTCTTCGGCGCCAAGTTCGGCCGCCACGTCGAGGAACTGCTGGTCAGCCCGATGCCCAACTGGGTGATCCTGTGGGGCTACGTCGCCGGCGCGGTGCTGCGCGGGCTGATGGTCGGCGTGATCGTGCTAATCATCGCCATGTTCTTCACCCCGGTGCGGATCCCGCACCCGCTGGTGACCCTGACCACGGTGCTGCTGGGCGCGACCATCTTCTCCCTGGCCGGCTTCATCAACGCGGTCTACGCGAAGAAGTTCGACGACGTGGCGATCGTGCCGACCTTCATCCTGACCCCGCTGACCTACCTGGGCGGCGTGTTCTATTCGGTCAAGCTGCTGCCCGGCTGGGCCGAGGCCGCCACCCACGCCAACCCGATCTTCTACATGGTCAACGCCTTCCGCTACGGCCTGCTCGGCAGCAGCGACGTGCCGGTGTGGGTGGCCTACAGCCTGATGCTGGGCTTCGTCGCGGTGCTGGCGGCGCTGGCGCTGTGGCTGCTGCGGCGCGGGGTGGGGTTGCGGAGCTGACGCGCCGCGTCCCTAGCGCCCCTGCCCTCCAGGCGGCTTACGCCGCCCCAAGTACGACGCCGCCAGGCGTCGTCGTGACAAGCGGCAACGTCTCGCATCGCCTGAAAAGGCCGCGCCGACACGGCGTGGCAGCGACACAGTGCACAGGCGCTCGCTATTTGGTACGAGCACCTAGTGGACGAAGACGTAGACGCAAGAGACCTACCCTCGCCGGGAGCTGAGCGCACCGCAGTCAGCCGCCATATGTACAGCGCGATACACGCCGCGTCCCGGATTGCAGCCGGTGTCAGGCACCGGCATATCCGCTATGCGTCACAGTCGAATCTGACGAAGCGCACGGCGCGAGTGCACCGAATTCACAATTGTATATTCCGTACGGGAACGCACGCGTCCAAAGTTTGACTCTATAGTGTGATGCGAATCCTGTTAAGCGCCAATTTATTAACGCAAGTTTTCTTGTAACGGCAATATCCCGACGCTACAGTGCACACGTCCGCTACACACCATCTCTTTACTGGACGTAAAGCGCGGGCCGGAGACCAGCTTCGTCTCCGTGAACGACTTCACTTAATGAACCCATGTCGCCACACGTTGCCGCTGGCACGCTTGTGTGTTGCCGGTAATTGGGCGATCGAGCCAAGGAGAGGAATCAGATGAAGATCCAACGCAAGCCCATCCGCTTCGGCCGCAAGCAGCACGGCCAGGGCATGACCGAGTACATCATCATCGTGGCCCTGATCGCGATCGCGGCGATTGGCGTGTTCACGTTCTTCGGCGGCACCGTCCGCAGCCAGGTCGCCGGCATGGCGCAGGAGCTGTCGGGCAAGCAGGACGCCAGCCAGATGATCAACCGCGCTGGCACCAACGCCGGCAAGGCGCAGTCGCAGGCCGACAAAGACAAGGGCATGGCCGCCTACAACGGCAACAAGTAATGCCATTGCCACCATCTGCCCCGAGGCGGGCAGATGGTGGCCTGCCGTCGATCGTGTCGGCAGACGTCTTGTCCGGAATTCTGCGCGTTAGCTAGCTCCCAATCCATGGAACCCGCCGGGTCCGACGCACGCGTCGTGCCCTCGGCGTGGTGTTGCCCGAAGGAAGCCGCATGGTGATCATCGCCGCCGCCAATCCCTCGACCACGACGGTCGCGCCAGGGCCGACCTGTGTCCGTTCCAAAATGCAGGGACAGGCCATGCCGATGGTGCTGGTGTTCCTGATGGTGCTGTGCGTGGGCCTGCTGGTGACCTTCAACACCGGACAGGTGGTCGGCAAGAAGGTCGAACTCACCAATGCCGCCGATGCCGCGGCGTACAGCATCGCCGTCGAGCAGGCGCGCGCGCGCAATTTCGCGGCCTATCTGAATCGTGGACGCGTCGCCAACGAGGTGGCGGTCGCGCAGATCGTCAGTCTGAACTCCTGGCTGACCATGGTGCACTCATCGTCGGTGCACTTCGAGAAGGTCGTAGAGGTCGCGGAAGTCTTGCTGTTCTGGGTGCCGGCCCTTGGTGAAGTCCTAATCGGCGTCGATCGCGCGATGACGGTGATCAACAGGACGCTCAAGATATTTCGCCAAACCTTTCTGCGGGCAGCGGACACCACCATCGGCATATTGGATCAAGCACTCGACCATCCCTACGCGCTGGCCGCCGAGGCGGCGGTGGGCGACCTCACGTCGGAGGCCAACGTCTTCGCCATGGCCAGCAAGGTCGTCAAGGACAATGTGCCCGATGCCGATCTGACCGTGGTCGGCAAGGGCGTTCTGGCCAAGAACGTGCTTTCCGCAGGCAATCAGCTGGAAAGCTATACCCCAGGCGAACGCCGCGGCCTGACCAGCACCAACAAGGGCGGCGAGCGCTATCGCAATGTGGTGATGGCGTCGCGCGATACGTTCACGCGCGCACGCGACGGCACGGCGTTCGGCATCTTCAACAACAATGGCGGCACCGACATGGTCGAGTACGACCGGTGGTCGGCCGTGGACACCTTCCAACTCAAGCTTCCGCTGCTTGTCACCACCCTCAAGATTCCGATCGGCTGGGCGGGCACCCAGGCGGTCGACAATCGCAAACCCAACTTCTTTCCCGGGATGAACAACGGGCGGGGATGGCAATCGCCCTACGAAAACAATCGCACCTATCGGGCCTACAACGGCACCAAGCGCAGCGACATCGCCGGCGCATTCATCGAAGGCGACCCAGCCGTCCTCCCGGACTTCAAACGCAACCAAGCTTTCATCAACAGCTATCGTTACGGCATCAGCCCTCGCTATCGGGACGTCAAGGACGCCTACTCGCAGCAGCCCGAGGGCGCCAATGCCGGGCCGATCTACACCGTCGAAGTCGGCACCCGGGTCGACAAGGCGCGCACCAGCTCGGCGCTGAAGATCGGCAGTGGACGGATGCAGCTGAAGGATCAGGCGCGCGGCGAGCAATTGCGCGCGATGGCCAGTGCGCAGGTCTATTTCAATCGTCCCTACGAACTCAGCGCCTTCCGGCGCTCGGTGTGGGGCAGAGGCGACAGCAAGTTCGAAAAAGGCAGCCTGTTCAGTCCGTATTGGCAGGCGCGCCTGGTGCAAACCCCCATTTCCGACCGAACACTCCTGGTGACCGCTCCATGATGTTATTGACCAACCGATCCCGCGCGCTGGCGCTTGCTTGCATGGCCTCGCTGGCGTTCACCGCCGGCTGCCAGTCGCACGACGCGACCGAGGGCGGCAACGGTGGTGGGGATTCCTCCTCGGAAAGCGGGGTCAAGTCGCTGCCCGCCCTCCATGTCGTGCTGACCTGGGAGTCGCGCATGGGAGGCGAAAACCTGGAGCGCAAGAACTATCAGGCGAAGCTGGAAGCCTGCCGTGGCTCCGGCATGCCCACGCGTGCGCTTTCGCCGCAGGACGAAGCCAAGCTGGGAACCGGCGAGGTCGAGATCATGATCGACGCACATCGGCAGTTCGCGCATCAGGTCAGCTGGACCCTCGACGCCGATGACGACAGCGCGCAGGGCGCCTGCATGGTCAAGCTCGAGGAGCACACGGACAAGGACACCATCCAGGACACCAACGGCATGTATCTGCCGATCGACAGCAGCACGCGCACGCAGGAACGGCAGACCGTCCAGGCCATCGGCTGGAAGCTCGCTGGCGACGCCCAGGTCAAGGGGCAGCCCTGCACGCGCTGGGAGAACGGCAAGCAGGACGTGTGCATGTGGTCGGGCGGCAGCAAGTGGGGCTTTTCCGAGTCGCCAGGCGATGCGGCCGGCTGCACGATCGATGGCGCCGGCGCCTATCTGCAGGCCATTCCGCTGGAGGCCAAGCCGCTGCAGGGCGGCAACGGCTGCGTGCTGCAGGTCAAGTCGTTCAGCCTCGGCAGCGGTCTGGTTCCTTCCAACGTGGCGGGTGAGAAGGAAGAAAACTAGGAGGACACGGCATGAAGACGACGCTCTTTGCACCAGCGCGCAGGATGCGCGGACAGGGGATGGTGGAGCTGGCGGTCTGTGCCGCTGTGCTGGTGCCGCTGTTCCTGCTGATCCCGGTTGTCGCCAAGTTGGGGCACGGCAAACAGATGGCGATGCAAGCGGCACGCAACGCCGCCTGGGAAGCGAGCGTGGCCAAGAACTATCAGCCGGCCAGCCGCGCCGCGCTGCAAGGCAAGGCGCTCGACCGCAACTTTGCCGATGCCGACGCGCCGATCACCAGCCGCACATCCGGCGCCAGCGGCGGTGCGTTCGCCGATCAGATGCTCAATACCTTCTCGAACCAGAAGCTGCTGGAAAAACGCGACCTGTCGATCACGCGTACAGCGAACAGGGGCTCTCCCGGCTACGTCGACGAGGCGGCCCAGTTGCTACCGAAGAACTATTTCGACAATGCCTTCCCGCCCAACAAGAGCGGCTATGTCACGGCGGAAGTGACGCTGAACTATCGCGACCTGAAGACCGCGGACGGTCGACCCGCGCACTTTCTCGAGCCGTTGGACAACCTCGATCTGGCCGACAAGCGTCACCAGACGTTGCTGACCGATGCCTGGAATGCCTCCGGTCCGCGCAGCGGTGCACGTAGTGTGATCGCCACGGTGCGTCCCTTGGCGCCGGTCTCCTACTTCGATGGGCTGGACCGGGTCTTCGACGTGCTGAAGCCTTTGACCCCGATCCTGCCCATGGTTGGCTCTCTCGGCGATCTCGAGCTGGGCGCGATCGAGCCGGATGTCGTGCCTGCAGACAAGCTCGCCAACTACCCGGTCAAGCCGGGCAAGCCATGAGTCCGCGCGTTTCCCACCGCATGCTCGCTGGCGGGCTTGGCGCGCTCTTGTCGACGGTCGCGGCGCAGCAGGCGCATGCGCTGGACTGGCCGGAAGTCCCGGTCCCCGAGCAGGCCTCGGGCGAGATCGTATCCGAGCACATGCTCTACAACGGCATCGCCATGCGGGCCAGTCGCTTCCGTGTCGCCGAATCGCCGAAGCAGGTCGAGCAGTTCTATCGGAAGGAGTGGGGCAACGCCGTCGTGACCACCCCAATGGGCAACAAGACCGTGCTTGGGCACATGACCAGGGACGGCTATTACATCACCGTGGAACTGAGTGGCGATGCCAATCGCACGCAGGGCCAGATCGGCGTCATGGAAGTTCCCAAGAAGGATCTTCCCGCCGACAACGTCGGCAAGGGCTTCGGCCGGCTGCCCGAGACACAGGTCGCCGAGGACATCGTCTACATGGACACGCCGCGTCATGTCAGGACGCTGAGCATGCTCAACCGCTATACGCCGCTGCAGAACCAGCAGTACTACGCACGGTATTTCGCCGGGCAGGGCTTTGCGCGCGATGGCTCGTCCTCGGCCTGCACCGCGAGCAGTCCGCACTGCGTCTCCCGCTTCACCCGGCAGGACGATCGCGTCACCGTGACCTCGAGCCGCGGGCAGACCGGCACCGTGATCGTGGCGGTGGTTGAATGAACGCGCATGCCCTGTCCTGCCAGCGCCTGCAGCGCGGCCAGTCCACGATCGAGTACACGGTGGTGGTGATGGCGCTGGTGATCGTGCTGATCGCCAAGCCCGACGTGATCACCGACGTGGTGACAGCCCTGAAAGATCTCTATGCCGCCTTCGTCTACGCCATCTCGGCGTCCGACGTGCTGGTGGGGTGATCCCTCTTCCCTCGCGATGACCTGCCCGACGGCGCCTCTTCAATGCAGAAACCCAAACTCAGCAAGAACGTCCTTTTCATCCTGGTCGCGGTGGTCATGGCCGGCCTGGCCGCCTTCATCGCGGTCAGCTACATCCGCACCACCGTCGCCGAACGCACCCAGGACAACCGGCCGATGGTCGACGTCGCCGTGCCGGTGAACGATCTGCCGCAGGGGGCGATCCTGCAGGGCAGCGATCTGGCCCTGCGCACGATCCCGGCCGAGTTCGCGCCCGCCGATGCGGTCACGCCCGACAACCACGCCCAGTTCGAAGGCAGGATATTGCGTGCACCGGCACGGGGCGGCGCGCCGTTGAGCGCCAGCGCCCTGGTTCCGCTGTACGACCAGTTCTCGCGGCTGATTCCCAAGGGCAAGGTCGCCTACACGATGAGCGTGGACGAGAACAATTCGATCTCGGGCATGATCGCGCCGGGCGACCTGATCGACATCTTCTTCGTCAAGGACGCCTCCACCGGCAGCAATGGCGCCGCCGGCAGCCAGGCATCGGGCGCGCAGGTGTTCCCGCTGCTGCAGAAGATCAAGGTGCTGGCGGCCGGCAGCCGCATCGGCGAGACGGCGCCGAAGGAAGGCGAGGAATCCAGTACGTCCACCGGCTTCTCCAGCGTCACCCTGGAGCTGGACCAGTATCAGGCCAAGCAGCTCGCCGTCGCCTCCAAGGTGGGCGCGGTGCGCGTCCTGCTGCGCGAAGTGCAGGACACCTCGCCCGGCGCGGCGACGGGCATGAGCGAGAGTCAGTTGTTGCGGTCGCTGGGATCGGGCGATCCGGCAAACACAGGCAGCGGAAGCAGCCGCGTAGAGTTCATCATTGGCGGAAAGGGTTAAGCATGACGCAAGCAACACGCCGTCGCAGGAGCAAGGCCGGGACATCGGCGCCATGGTTGGCCGGCTTGCTGCTGGCGGGCATCGGGGGATGGAACGCATCGGCACAACAGGCCGCCACCACTGCTGCGGCATCACGGCCTGCCGCGCGCGCGCCGGCGACCACGCCAGCAGCGCCGCCGGCGACCGGGCAGGCAGCGGATGCCCCGTCGGCAGAACAGGCGCGACTGATGGCGCAAGGACGCCAGGTCGACCAGCTCAAGCAGACGGTGGAATCGCAGATCCAGGAACTGGGCAACGGCAACGCCTCGTCGGGCGGTGGCGGCGTCGCGTTGGCCGGCGACAAGAAGCCCTCGGTCGCCCCGTTGATCCAGCCGTCGCAAAGCATCTACGCCGGCGAAGCCGTGGTGCGGCGGGTTCCCGGTACGCTGCGCCGCATCGCGGTCGGCGACGGCGAGGTCCTGAGCGTCTTCTCGGTCGGCAAGTCCGAACTGGTCATGATCGGCACCAAGCCCGGCGAGACCAACGTCCACCTGTGGATGGCCGATGGCAGCCAGCGCGACGTCAACGTGACGGTCGGTGGCAGCAAGTCCGAAGGCGCGGCCGAGACCGTGCGCGAACTGCTGGGCAATACGCCGGGCGTCACCGTGCGGGCCATTGGCTCCAATGTGGTGATCTCGGGCAACGACGTGGATGCCGCCACCACGGCCAAGATCCAGGCCTTGCAGAAGATCTATCCGCAGGTGCTGAACTTCGCCGGCGCCGACCCGGTCGGCATGCGGCCGATGGTGCAGATGGACGTGTCGATCATGGAGTTCAACAAGAACGCTGTGGAGGACCTGGGCATCCGCTGGGACAGCACCATCGACGGTCCGATCGGCGGCCTGATCCGCGACGTGACCACCAATAATTATTTCCGCGTGCTGCCGCAGGACAACCAGACCTTCCAGGACATCAAGGATCAGTTGCCCACCAAGCTGCCCGGGCCGCAGGGCTACTTCGGTATCGCCACCACGATCGCCTCGAAGATCAACCTGCTGATGAGCCGCGGCAAGGCCTGGGTGCTGGCGCAGCCCAAGCTGAGCGCCAAGAGCGGCAGCAACGCGACCTTCCTGGTCGGTGGCGAAGTGCCGATCGTGGTGCCGTCGATCCTCGGCCAGACCCAGATCGAGTACAAGGAATACGGCATCCGCCTGAACATCAACCCGTCGGTCAACTCGTCCAATCAGGTGAATACCTCGATCATGGCCGAGGTCAGCCGGATCGATCCATCGGTGTCGGTACAAGGTGTGCCTGGCTTCCTGACGCGGCGCGTCGAGACCGAACTGAACGTCAATGCCGGCCAGACCATCGTCATCTCCGGGCTGCTCGATCGGGAAGCCTCCAAGGCGGTGGACAAGCTGCCGCTGCTGGGCGACATCCCGATCCTGGGCAAGCTGTTCCGCTCCGATGGCTTCCGCGGCAACAAGACCGAACTGGTGATCTTCGTGACCCCGCGCATCGTCAGCCCGACCTCGCCGGAGAACCTGCAGGATCTGCAGCGCGCCCAAGGGATCGAAAAGGAGTTGCAGGACGAAATCAGCCCCCGCCAAGACAAGTTGATCAAGTAATCCACCCCACGGAGCGCAAGGTTCACCGCCATGTTCACAGTGCTGATCAATACGCCAGGAGGCGACACGCGCCAGGTCAAGTGCATGCACCGCGAGTGCGGCATCGGCCGCGCCGATGCCAACCTGGTGATGCTGCAGGGCTGGAACATCGCCGGCAAGCACGCCACCCTGCTGCGCGAGGACGACGGCGTGTTCATCCTGCCCCTGGGCGGGCGCGAGCCAATCACGCTCAACGGCAAGGTGGTGCTGGCCAAGCAGGGGCCGATCGACGGCAAGGACGAGATCCGCATCGGCCAGTACATGCTGAAGGTCAGCGGCGACGATGCACGCATCGTCCGGCAGACGCCTGCCGCCAACGACGGCGCGGCGGTCAGGGCCACGGAAGCGCCCGCGGCAACCACCGAGGCCGCGTCCGACCGCCAGGCGGCGGCGCCCGCCGCGACAGACATGGTGGTGGCTGGCCCGCCGCCGTCGGACATCGCCACTTGGCGCACCAAGCTGCACATGGCGCTGGTGCGGCAGATGGACCTGCGGCGCATGGACGTACGCAGCATGGACGACAGCGCGCTGCGCGACAGCACCATCAACCTGATCGACGACATCCTCAAGCGCGAGTTCAGCGATCTGCCGGCCGACATCAGCCCGCGCAGGCTGGCCAAGCAGGTGCTGGACGAGGCGATCGGACTGGGACCACTGGAAGACCTGATCGACGATCCGACCGTCACCGAAATCATGGTCAATTCGCACGATGACATCTTCATCGAGCGTGCCGGGCGCATCCAGAAGTCCGAGGTGGTGTTCTCCAACGAACGTGCCTGCCTAGCCGCGATCGAACGCATCGTTACGCCCCTGGGGCGGCGTATCGACGAAAGTTCGCCGCTGGTCGACGCGCGCCTCAAGGACGGTTCGCGCGTCAATGCGGTGATCCCGCCGGTCGCGCTGCGCGGCCCCAGCATCAGCATCCGCAAGTTCGCCACGCGCCGGCTGATGGGCGAGGACCTGCTGAAGTTCGGCTCGCTGAACCAGCCGATGCTGGACTTCCTGATTATGGCCGTGCGCGAGCGCCGCAACATCGTGGTGTCCGGCGGTACCGGCTCGGGCAAGACCACCCTGCTGAACATCCTGTCCAACTTCATCCCGGACGGCGACCGCGTGGTCACCATCGAGGATGCGGCGGAACTGAAACTGGTCCAGCCCAACCTGGTGGCGCTGGAAGCGCGCCCGCCCAACATGGAGGGCAAGGGCCAGATCACCATCCGCGACCTGGTCAAGAACGCGCTGCGCATGCGCCCGGACCGCATCGTCGTCGGCGAGTGCCGCGGCGGCGAATGCCTGGACATGCTGCAGGCGATGAACACCGGCCACGAAGGCTCGCTGACCACCGCGCACGCCAACAACCCGCGCGAGACGCTCTCGCGCCTGGAGGTGATGGTGATGATGGCCGGCATGGAGCTGCCGATGACGGTGGTGCGCGAGCAGATCGCGTCGGCGGTCAACCTGATCGTGCACCAGCGCCGCTATCCCTGCGGCTCGCGCAAGGTCAGCCACATCACCGAAATCACCGGCATCGAAAGCGGCACCATCCAGATGCAGGACCTGTTCCTGTTCAAGCCCACCACCTACCATGGCCCCGACGGCAAGGTCGCCGGTAACTTCGTTGCGACCGGTGCAGTGCCCGAGTTCTACGAAGAGCTCGCCGAGCGCGGCGTGTCGGTGGATCTGGGCATCTTCCGCAACCAGGGAGGCGCGCGCTGATGGGCCTGTGGCTGATCGCCCTGCTGGTGTTTGCCGGAACCGCGATGGCCATCCTGCTGATCGCGCGCTCCAGCGAGCAGTTCCTGAAGCGCTACCGCGAAAGCTTCATGGACCAGGCCCGCATGAACCTGGCGGACATGTTCCTGTTCCTGGATCCGGCCCAGGTCTACATGATCAGCGCCGTGGTGATGGTGGTCATCCCGCTGCTGGTGTGGATGCTGACCGGCAGCCTGGTCATCGCGGTGCTGATCGGCATCTTCCTGATCTTCGCCCCGCGCAAGGTCTACGCGTTCCTGCGCAAGCGTCGGCTGGAGAAGATCCAGGAGCAGCTTCCCGACGCGCTGCAGATGCTGTCCAGCAGCCTGCGCGCCGGCGTCGGCTTTGCGCCGGCGATGGAAGTGCTGGTCCACGACGGCCAGCCGCCGCTGGCGCAGGAACTGGCGCTGGTGCTGCGCGAACAACACATGGGGCTGCGCGCCGAGGAAGCGATGGAGAACTTCAGCAAGCGCGTGCCCATCACCGATGCGGAGCTGTTCGTCTCGGCGGTGAATATTTCGCGTGAGGTCGGCGGCAATCTGGCCGAGACCCTGGCGACACTGGCAGAGACGCTGCGCCGACGCCTGACCATGGAGAAGAAAGTGAAGTCGCTGACCGCGCAGGGCCGCCTACAGGGCATCGTCATGGCGATGCTGCCGGTGTTCCTGATCGGCTACCTCAGCGTGATGTATAGCGAAACCATGCAGCCGATGTTCCACAGCTGGCACGGCTGGGTGGTGATCACCATCTGCCTGGTCATGGAATACCTGGGCTACCGTCTCTGCAAGAAGATCATGACGATCGACGTATGACCTGGATGCTCGCCCTCGTCGCGCTTCTCGCTGCCGGCGCCGTCGCGCTGGTGGTCATCGGCACGCGCGGGGTGATCCGCGAAGTCGAACTGGAGGACCGCACCTACTACGATCCGCTGCCGCGGCTGATGCAACTGATGTGGCCGTTGGTGACGGTGCTGACCCGGCGCATCGCGCCGCGCCTGAGCGTGGCGCAACTGGAACAGACCCACCGCCAGTTGCAGGCCGCCGGCCAGGACTACACGCTGACACCGGAAGAGTTCTACGGCCTGCGCATGGCCAGCGCGCTGGTGGTGATCGCCTTCTTCCTGCTGTGCACCGGCATGCTCGGCCACCTGGGCATCGGTTCGGGCCTGATGTGCGTGCTGTTCGGCGGCGTGCTGGGCTGGCTGTATCCCGCACTGTGGCTGGGCGAGCGGCGCAAGGCGCGGCAGAAGACCGTGGTGCGCGACCTGCCGGTCTATCTGGACTTCATCACCATGTCGGTCGAGGCCGGCCTGAACGTCACCGGCGGCATCGAGCAGGCGGTCGCCAAGGGACCGGCCGGCGCACTGTCGCAGGAGTTCTCGCGCATGCTGCGCGATCTGCGCGCCGGCCTGCCGCGCGCCGAGGCGCTGCGCCGCATGGCCGAGCGCATGGACATCGCGCAGATCACCAGCTTCACCAGTGCGCTGATCCAGGCCGACAAGGTCGGTGCCAACCTCAGCGACACCTTGCGCGCGCAGGCCAACCAGCGCCGCGAGGAACGCTTCCTGCGCGCCGAGAAGCTGGCGCTGGAAGCGCCGGTGAAGATGATGCTGCCGCTGGTGATGTTCTTCTTCCCGCTGATCTTCCTGTTCCTCGCCTACTTCATCTACTTGAAGATGCTGCAGGAGGGGATCCTGTGAAGCGTGGATGCATCGAGCGCAGCGCCGGCGCCCCGATCCCGCAGGTGTGGGCGGCCGATACCTGGTGGTCGCGTGCGCGTGGCCTGCTGGCGCGCCCGGCACTGGCCACGGACGGCTCGGAGGCCTTGCTGATCCGTCCCTGCGCCAGCGTGCATACCATCGGCATGGGCTACCCGCTGGATCTGGTGTTCCTGGGCCGCGACGATGTGGTGCTGGAGTGGCGCGAGAACGTCAGGCCGTATCGCACGGCGATGTGCCGCCGTGCCGCGACCACCATCGAGTTCCATGGCGGTGCGCTGGACCGTCTGCAACCGCAACGCGGCGAACACTGGCACTGGCGCGCCACCGCGCCGGCGCCTTCCTCTCCGGGAGCCCGCTCATGAATGCACGCGTCCGCACACTCCGCAGTCGCACGTCGATGCGCGGCCAATCCATGGTGGAACTGGTGATCATCACGCCGGTGCTGCTGTTCCTGTTGCTTGCGGTCATCCAGGCGGTGCTGCTGTACCGCATGAAATCCACGCTCGATTACGCCGCGCTGATGGCGGCGCGCGCGGGTGCGGTGAGCGGAGTGGACCGCATGGAGATGCGCAAGGGCTTCGCCAAGGGCATGATGCCGCTGTACGCCCACGACACCGGCCAGGCCGCGCTCGAAGTGGCATACGCCAAGGCATTCGCCGACCTCACCCTGCACGGCCACATCACCGTGATCAATCCCACGCGGGCCGCGTGGAGCAACTTCCGCGAACGTCAGTACAACGGCCAGTACGCGTTGCCGAACGACACGCTCGCCTATCGCAGCGATGCGATCGGCAGCAGCGGCGTCAATGTGCAGGACGCCAACATCCTCAAGATCAAGGTGGTCTACGACGCGCCACTGGTGGTGCCCTTCGTCGGCTGGGTGCTGGGCGGGAAATCGCAGTACCTGAAAGCAGGTACGTTCGAAGCCTCTCCGCTGCAGCCGCTCACCGGACGCCTGCCCATCGAGAGCTATGCGATCGTGCGCATGCAGTCGCCGATCTACACGCAAGGCAACCTCGACAAGTGATGCCCCGTCTCGCGCTGCTGGCGTGCGTTGCACTGCTGTCCCAGATCATTGCCGGCTCGGCGTGCGCCGAGGACGCCGCGTTCTCCGGCGTGGCGCAGGTCAGCACCAACGAACTTGGCGGCCTGAGCCGGATCCAGCCGCGCGGTGCGGTGCAGCCGGCGACGGTGTTCTTTCGCGACGACGCGTTGCGGATCCAGTTCCAGGATGCCGGCGGTCGGTCGTATGCGCTGATCCTGGCAAAGGGTGCGCCCACCGGCTGGATCGTGGGCCAGCAAGGGGGTGCCATGCCCGTTCCCGGCATGCGCTGGCCGCTACGCTTCGATCCAGAGCAACCCTGCGCGGGACTCGGCATGTTCGCCGACTGCCAGCGTGGCGACAGCGGCCTGCGCGCGGGCCGCGACGCGGTGCAATGGCGGTACCGCCTGGCCAATCCGGATGGGCCGGGCAGAACCCGGCAAGGCACGATGTGGCTGGACCGCGAGACCGGCCTGGTGCTCGCCTATCGCGGCAAGACCGGACTGGAACAGCAACAGCACTGGGACATCCAACGCGTCGACTATGGCCCGCAGCCGGATGCCTTGTTCCAGCCGCCCGACCTCGCGCACTGATCCCGCGTCACCTGCAATCCATGCGCACGTCGCCCACTCTTGGTCGACGCGGATTCATGGTTCTGCAGCAAGATCGGCCGATCGCGCCGTTACACTAGATTGGTTCGTCCCCCGACAAGGAGTATCTCCGTGAAAAGAGCAGTAGCGGCGACGTTGGCCCTGGCCGCCATCGCAAGCCTGAGCGCCTGCAAGAAGCATGAGCAGCCCGCGCATC
This genomic stretch from Xanthomonas sacchari harbors:
- a CDS encoding pilus assembly protein TadG-related protein, translating into MVIIAAANPSTTTVAPGPTCVRSKMQGQAMPMVLVFLMVLCVGLLVTFNTGQVVGKKVELTNAADAAAYSIAVEQARARNFAAYLNRGRVANEVAVAQIVSLNSWLTMVHSSSVHFEKVVEVAEVLLFWVPALGEVLIGVDRAMTVINRTLKIFRQTFLRAADTTIGILDQALDHPYALAAEAAVGDLTSEANVFAMASKVVKDNVPDADLTVVGKGVLAKNVLSAGNQLESYTPGERRGLTSTNKGGERYRNVVMASRDTFTRARDGTAFGIFNNNGGTDMVEYDRWSAVDTFQLKLPLLVTTLKIPIGWAGTQAVDNRKPNFFPGMNNGRGWQSPYENNRTYRAYNGTKRSDIAGAFIEGDPAVLPDFKRNQAFINSYRYGISPRYRDVKDAYSQQPEGANAGPIYTVEVGTRVDKARTSSALKIGSGRMQLKDQARGEQLRAMASAQVYFNRPYELSAFRRSVWGRGDSKFEKGSLFSPYWQARLVQTPISDRTLLVTAP
- the cpaB gene encoding Flp pilus assembly protein CpaB, encoding MQKPKLSKNVLFILVAVVMAGLAAFIAVSYIRTTVAERTQDNRPMVDVAVPVNDLPQGAILQGSDLALRTIPAEFAPADAVTPDNHAQFEGRILRAPARGGAPLSASALVPLYDQFSRLIPKGKVAYTMSVDENNSISGMIAPGDLIDIFFVKDASTGSNGAAGSQASGAQVFPLLQKIKVLAAGSRIGETAPKEGEESSTSTGFSSVTLELDQYQAKQLAVASKVGAVRVLLREVQDTSPGAATGMSESQLLRSLGSGDPANTGSGSSRVEFIIGGKG
- a CDS encoding TadE family protein produces the protein MKTTLFAPARRMRGQGMVELAVCAAVLVPLFLLIPVVAKLGHGKQMAMQAARNAAWEASVAKNYQPASRAALQGKALDRNFADADAPITSRTSGASGGAFADQMLNTFSNQKLLEKRDLSITRTANRGSPGYVDEAAQLLPKNYFDNAFPPNKSGYVTAEVTLNYRDLKTADGRPAHFLEPLDNLDLADKRHQTLLTDAWNASGPRSGARSVIATVRPLAPVSYFDGLDRVFDVLKPLTPILPMVGSLGDLELGAIEPDVVPADKLANYPVKPGKP
- a CDS encoding type II and III secretion system protein family protein; the protein is MAQGRQVDQLKQTVESQIQELGNGNASSGGGGVALAGDKKPSVAPLIQPSQSIYAGEAVVRRVPGTLRRIAVGDGEVLSVFSVGKSELVMIGTKPGETNVHLWMADGSQRDVNVTVGGSKSEGAAETVRELLGNTPGVTVRAIGSNVVISGNDVDAATTAKIQALQKIYPQVLNFAGADPVGMRPMVQMDVSIMEFNKNAVEDLGIRWDSTIDGPIGGLIRDVTTNNYFRVLPQDNQTFQDIKDQLPTKLPGPQGYFGIATTIASKINLLMSRGKAWVLAQPKLSAKSGSNATFLVGGEVPIVVPSILGQTQIEYKEYGIRLNINPSVNSSNQVNTSIMAEVSRIDPSVSVQGVPGFLTRRVETELNVNAGQTIVISGLLDREASKAVDKLPLLGDIPILGKLFRSDGFRGNKTELVIFVTPRIVSPTSPENLQDLQRAQGIEKELQDEISPRQDKLIK
- a CDS encoding ABC transporter permease, whose product is MTSQTDSTLPVSDATPAQRNWVALGTIVRREVKRILRIWGQTLVPPAITMTLYFLIFGGLIGSRVGDMGGYSYMQFIVPGLVMMSVIQNSYGNISSSFFGAKFGRHVEELLVSPMPNWVILWGYVAGAVLRGLMVGVIVLIIAMFFTPVRIPHPLVTLTTVLLGATIFSLAGFINAVYAKKFDDVAIVPTFILTPLTYLGGVFYSVKLLPGWAEAATHANPIFYMVNAFRYGLLGSSDVPVWVAYSLMLGFVAVLAALALWLLRRGVGLRS